The segment TGTTGCTGGGCGGCCCGAGCGGCAGCGAATCGATCGGGCTGGCACCGGTCGACCTGATCACCGTGGAGACTGACGGAACGATCGAGCAGGGCGACGTTCTCAAGATCACTGCTCCGGGTGCGCCGGCGACCGGGCTGCACGTCACCTGGAACTCGTTCGACGAGTACCTGGAGCATCCTGGCGTGCAGGCCCGCCAGTCCGGGCTCGCGGGACTGAGTGACACGTGCCGGCGCTGCTCGATCGTCCAAGTCTGCGGTGGGGGCCTGTATGCCCATCGTTATCAAGCTGAGAACGGCTTCGACAACCCGTCGATCTACTGTGCTGATCTGGCAAAACTCGTCCGCCACGTGGCCGGCCGGCTGGCTACCGATCTACCGCCTGCCCGGTGACGCTCTGGCGTACCGTGCGCGATTGCGGTAGGAATGAACAAAGGCTAGCTCAATGCCTAGTCCCGGCAGGTCGAAGCGCACGCCTGGATGTCGCGTGCGGATCATTATTGAACGGATGGCAACAACGACTCGGATTCTTCAAATACTGCCCGCTCACGGTCTGAGGGGAACCAATGACGTATTTCTTCCTCAGCCACGCTCCCGGCGAGGACGAGCCATTCGTCAAGCGGTTCTTCGCCGACCTGTCAGATCAGGTCAGCCGACGGGCAGGCCGCGATAGCTCGGGAGTTGGCTTTCTCGACTCATCCATGTTGGACGGACCGCAGTGGCCGGCCGACGCGCATACTGCGATCACTACTTGCCAGACGTTCATCGCGCTCTGCTCCCGGCGATATTTTCTGAGCGACCGTTGCGGCCGAGCCTGGGGCATCTTCGCCGATCGGGTGCGCCGGCACGAGATCGAGACGGGGGTGCGCGCTCCCGCCCTGATCCCGGTCATCTGGTCCGGCGGAGGGCTGCCGAACGGCGCCTTCCACGGACATGGCGTGGACGTGACACCGCATCATGCTCCGGGTGGTGAGGACCTCCGCGTCCTCCTGCGCCTGCGCCGGAATCACACGGCCTATCGGGCATTCGTGACTTCCCTGGCCCACCGGGTGGTCGACGTGGCACACAAGCAGCGTTTGCCGAGTGCACCGCCAGGCACAAATCTCGAATCGGCGGAGAACGCGTTTCACTGGGACGAGGGCGAGCACCCACAGCGAGTCTATTTCGTCGTCGTGGCCGGGACCCG is part of the Actinoplanes sp. NBC_00393 genome and harbors:
- the fsxC gene encoding FxsC protein, which codes for MTYFFLSHAPGEDEPFVKRFFADLSDQVSRRAGRDSSGVGFLDSSMLDGPQWPADAHTAITTCQTFIALCSRRYFLSDRCGRAWGIFADRVRRHEIETGVRAPALIPVIWSGGGLPNGAFHGHGVDVTPHHAPGGEDLRVLLRLRRNHTAYRAFVTSLAHRVVDVAHKQRLPSAPPGTNLESAENAFHWDEGEHPQRVYFVVVAGTRQQMREVRRDVQFYGDRGEDWAPFCPTVPEPIAEHACGVAADQLLGSEVVSAEGMPQYVAAARERNEIVVLLVDAWATRLTELRQALQDLAQRQDADFAVLVPANGEDTETVSQSGELRKAMARAFDGSDSRPAATLTMDIRSMEGFDKDLGRVLADARHRIYRTGRVFRRPVGSRGRQRPILGGP